One part of the Treponema sp. OMZ 787 genome encodes these proteins:
- a CDS encoding carboxylesterase, translating into MFFDNYPIKLSDTTKPFFLKGLKTAPAILLIHGYTGSPREMIWLGHQLNEAGYNIYIPRLPGHGTNKNDFLATGWKDWLRKVCDEYIDLCAMYERVFVGGLSMGGVLTSLIAARFNPEKIFLCAPAFIATDNRIKLTPFLKFFVKKIETVKKTYEHDPEYGRAMTDYNGVEYIAKTADLYKLQKLALKNMVFIRSQSLTILSKADKLVPFKVKDLIDNNLRTQNEYLILEKSSHIVTNDVEKELVAKKIIEFLKD; encoded by the coding sequence GTGTTTTTTGACAATTATCCTATAAAACTTTCAGATACAACAAAACCCTTTTTTTTAAAAGGCCTCAAAACCGCTCCGGCTATTTTGCTGATTCATGGTTACACAGGTTCTCCCAGGGAGATGATTTGGTTGGGACATCAGCTGAATGAAGCCGGATATAATATATATATACCCAGGCTCCCTGGTCACGGCACAAATAAAAACGATTTTCTGGCTACCGGCTGGAAAGACTGGCTCCGCAAGGTTTGTGATGAATACATTGATTTATGTGCAATGTATGAAAGAGTTTTTGTAGGAGGTCTATCGATGGGAGGGGTATTAACCTCTTTAATTGCCGCACGCTTTAACCCTGAAAAAATATTTTTATGTGCACCGGCCTTTATAGCAACGGATAACCGTATAAAACTGACTCCTTTTTTAAAATTTTTTGTCAAAAAGATCGAAACGGTAAAAAAAACTTATGAGCACGATCCGGAATACGGCAGAGCAATGACGGACTATAATGGCGTAGAATACATCGCAAAAACCGCAGATCTTTATAAATTACAAAAATTAGCTTTAAAAAACATGGTTTTTATAAGATCACAAAGCCTTACAATCTTATCAAAGGCCGATAAACTTGTTCCGTTTAAGGTAAAAGATCTAATAGATAACAATTTAAGGACTCAAAACGAATATTTGATACTTGAAAAAAGCAGCCATATCGTTACAAATGATGTGGAAAAGGAGCTTGTAGCAAAAAAAATAATAGAATTTCTAAAGGATTAA
- a CDS encoding TSUP family transporter, whose product MYISLQAMIFLCFCVFLAGFVDSAAGGGGLISLPAYFFVGLPAHTAIGCNKFSAACGTTLSTFRFFKHGALEWRVALVSAVFSFGASYIGMQIALRIDQAVLKTALILIFPVIAAVLLIKRDFGNENKSKEIPQKKAFVLAGLIGACVGFYDGLIGPGTGTIAIIAYSAWMRYDLKTASGNAKLLNLASNYASLTAVLLNNKVIFSVAVPAAACGIIGNYLGAGFALKKGASFIRPLMIVVIILLFAKLFYDVFGKMILGLF is encoded by the coding sequence ATGTATATATCGTTACAGGCAATGATTTTTTTGTGTTTTTGTGTTTTTCTCGCAGGTTTTGTTGATTCGGCTGCCGGCGGAGGCGGCCTTATTTCTCTACCGGCCTATTTTTTTGTAGGCCTTCCGGCTCATACAGCCATAGGATGTAATAAGTTTTCGGCAGCCTGCGGGACAACTCTTTCAACCTTCCGTTTTTTTAAACACGGGGCTCTTGAATGGCGGGTAGCTCTGGTTTCGGCTGTTTTTTCCTTTGGGGCTTCTTATATCGGAATGCAAATTGCCCTCAGAATAGATCAAGCGGTATTAAAAACTGCTTTGATTTTAATATTTCCTGTGATAGCGGCTGTTCTTTTGATAAAAAGAGATTTCGGCAACGAAAACAAATCCAAGGAAATTCCTCAAAAAAAGGCTTTTGTTTTGGCCGGCTTAATAGGTGCTTGTGTAGGTTTTTATGATGGGCTTATAGGACCCGGTACAGGAACAATCGCAATTATAGCTTATTCCGCATGGATGAGGTATGACCTAAAAACAGCCTCCGGAAATGCGAAACTGTTGAACTTAGCTTCAAACTATGCTTCTTTGACTGCGGTTCTATTGAATAATAAGGTTATTTTTTCGGTGGCTGTTCCTGCTGCAGCTTGCGGTATTATCGGTAATTACTTAGGTGCCGGATTTGCTTTGAAGAAAGGTGCCTCCTTTATCCGGCCTCTTATGATTGTAGTTATAATTTTATTGTTTGCAAAATTATTTTATGATGTATTCGGTAAAATGATACTAGGACTATTTTAA
- a CDS encoding DMT family transporter produces the protein MKLTSKQKGIMFLILSALCFASMNLLAKLSGELPSMQKAFFRNLIAAIVSFAVLIRSKEKFHLDKKNLPFFFMRAIFGTMGIVGNFYAIEHMLLADASILAKLAPFFAILFSFLFLKEKIKLYQILAVITAFSASLLIIKPAFADKSHVIAALIGAFGGMMAGAAYTCVRYLSIKKEKGATIVFFFSFCSILILLPVFIIFYHPMTLLQTITLLLAGLVGTGGQFCVTAAYAHAPAGSISVYDYTQIVFSAIFGFAFLGELPDRWSLLGFAIIFAVALFMFLHHEDKVKKHLGAN, from the coding sequence ATGAAATTAACATCAAAACAAAAGGGTATTATGTTTTTAATTCTTTCGGCGCTTTGCTTTGCATCAATGAATTTGTTGGCAAAACTTTCAGGGGAGCTGCCTTCGATGCAAAAGGCTTTTTTTAGAAACTTAATAGCGGCCATTGTATCGTTTGCTGTTCTTATACGCTCAAAAGAAAAATTTCATTTGGATAAAAAAAATCTGCCATTCTTTTTTATGCGGGCAATTTTCGGTACTATGGGGATTGTCGGTAATTTTTATGCGATAGAACACATGCTCCTCGCTGATGCTTCTATTCTTGCAAAACTGGCACCTTTCTTTGCCATCCTTTTTTCGTTCCTGTTTTTAAAGGAAAAAATAAAGCTTTATCAAATTCTTGCAGTTATAACGGCTTTTTCGGCAAGTCTTCTTATCATAAAACCTGCCTTTGCAGATAAGAGTCATGTTATTGCAGCCCTTATAGGGGCCTTTGGGGGTATGATGGCCGGAGCAGCTTATACCTGTGTGCGCTATCTTTCTATAAAAAAAGAAAAGGGAGCAACAATAGTTTTTTTCTTTTCCTTTTGCTCGATATTGATCCTTCTTCCCGTATTTATCATATTTTATCACCCTATGACTCTTTTACAAACTATTACGCTCCTACTTGCAGGGCTTGTAGGAACAGGCGGGCAGTTTTGTGTTACTGCCGCTTATGCTCATGCCCCTGCAGGTTCAATTTCGGTTTATGATTATACTCAAATAGTTTTTTCTGCAATTTTCGGCTTTGCCTTTTTGGGAGAGCTTCCTGATCGATGGAGCCTTTTAGGCTTTGCGATAATTTTTGCAGTAGCTCTTTTTATGTTTTTACACCACGAAGATAAGGTAAAAAAGCATTTAGGTGCAAATTGA
- a CDS encoding adenosine deaminase produces MRDFDYYKKQPKADTHNHLNLSMKYSDYKKWAGFDIPNFPRKMNGLDEMHEIIGQYTRPACTTAKHVTDLIEMSILSAIEDNVVYIEGSIDIGFIRQFNGDLDAFLSAISNIVTKYKSKIKIIPELGISKTIDQSFLKQWVEPMIAGKVFKNIDLYGPEVSEGIEQCVYIFKLAEKYGLKKKAHVGEFSDAASVKYFVEMFDLDEVQHGIGAAQSDKVLQFLADRKVRCNVCPQSNVMLGAVKDLKSHPLRKMMDAGVPISIGTDDILFFGKTNSEQFYDLVSEKIITEKEADQLMAIR; encoded by the coding sequence ATGAGAGATTTTGATTACTATAAAAAACAGCCCAAAGCTGATACTCATAATCATCTTAATTTAAGTATGAAGTATTCCGACTATAAAAAATGGGCAGGATTTGACATTCCCAATTTTCCTCGCAAAATGAACGGTCTTGATGAAATGCACGAGATCATAGGACAGTATACTCGGCCTGCATGTACCACGGCAAAACATGTTACAGACCTTATTGAAATGTCTATTTTGAGTGCTATTGAAGACAATGTTGTTTATATAGAAGGCTCTATTGATATAGGCTTTATAAGACAATTTAACGGCGATTTAGATGCTTTTTTAAGTGCTATCAGCAATATTGTAACAAAATATAAAAGTAAAATCAAAATCATTCCCGAACTCGGCATATCGAAAACAATAGACCAAAGTTTCTTAAAGCAATGGGTAGAACCCATGATAGCCGGCAAGGTATTTAAGAATATAGACCTGTACGGCCCGGAAGTTTCCGAGGGAATCGAACAATGTGTGTATATATTTAAATTGGCAGAAAAATACGGCCTAAAAAAGAAGGCCCATGTAGGAGAATTTTCAGATGCGGCTTCTGTCAAATATTTTGTTGAAATGTTCGATTTGGATGAGGTTCAGCATGGTATAGGAGCAGCCCAAAGCGACAAGGTGCTGCAGTTTTTAGCAGATAGAAAGGTCCGTTGCAATGTCTGCCCCCAAAGCAATGTAATGCTGGGAGCGGTAAAAGACCTAAAATCTCATCCCTTGCGTAAGATGATGGATGCAGGTGTGCCGATAAGTATAGGAACCGATGACATTCTCTTTTTCGGAAAAACAAACAGTGAGCAGTTTTATGACCTTGTAAGCGAAAAAATTATAACCGAAAAAGAAGCCGATCAATTAATGGCAATTAGATAA